One Triticum dicoccoides isolate Atlit2015 ecotype Zavitan chromosome 5B, WEW_v2.0, whole genome shotgun sequence genomic window carries:
- the LOC119311507 gene encoding uncharacterized protein LOC119311507 produces the protein MDRGVAADGENAREDDQGAADGSGLGAAVDPALVANGDGGAMSEEGSVEGAAEGVDGVASAGGGGSTAAGLGQGTTVAGGSAAGVARDSGRGSARLASATWACPNGMDPNSTYLLRIKSFGSPKKARKDILCFCFEKVIDCALTNYKDLVESIVEKYPPHYMGVAHMQYYDGGLKTCPKVKSDHDLMLMFEKHSETKVDMIIAYCDPSEPYEPITEWQSDVHSEPNNNIEHEDDTTNKRYAKGGGEGHKEDGAY, from the exons ATGGATAGGGGCGTTGCTGCGGATGGAGAGAACGCCAGGGAAGACGACCAGGGCGCAGCTGACGGGTCAGGCCTTGGCGCCGCTGTGGATCCAGCGCTGGTGGCCAATGGCGATGGCGGGGCTATGTCCGAGGAGGGGTCGGTTGAGGGCGCGGCTGAGGGTGTCGACGGGGTAGCTTCAGCAGGTGGCGGTGGCTCGACTGCAGCGGGCCTGGGTCAAGGCACGACAGTGGCTGGGGGCTCTGCCGCTGGCGTGGCTAGAGACTCCGGCCGGGGCAGTGCTCGTTTGGCCTCGGCTACATGGGCGTGTCCAAATGG GATGGATCCAAATTCAACTTATTTGCTCAGAATTAAATCGTTCGGCAGTCCAAAAAAAGCTCGGAAGGACATACTATGTTTTTGTTTTGAGAAGGTCATCGATTGTGCCTTGACAAATTATAAGGATTTGGTTGAATCAATTGTAGAGAAGTACCCGCCGCATTATATGGGAGTTGCACATATGCAGTATTATGATGGTGGTCTTAAAACCTGTCCAAAAGTAAAATCCGACCACGATTTGATGCTTATGTTTGAAAAACACTCAGAGACAAAGGTGGATATGATCATTGCATATTGTGATCCCTCTGAACCATATGAGCCTATCACCGAGTGGCAAAGTGATGTGCATAGTGAACCTAACAACAATATAGAGCATGAGGATGATACTACAAACAAGAGATATGCAAAAGGGGGGGGGGAG GGCCACAAGGAAGATGGAGCTTACTAA
- the LOC119311508 gene encoding uncharacterized protein LOC119311508 has translation MDPNSSYLLRIKLFGNPKKARKDILCFCFEKVIDCAVTNFKDLVESIVEKYPPRYMEVAHVQYYDGDLKTCPEVKSDQDLMLMFEKHSQTKVLDMIIAYCDPSEPYEPITEWQSDVHSKPNNNIEHEGDTTNKRYAKGGKRATRKMELTKKDQNGPKVPFDSPAMGTRSKKSYLASPAMSTRSKRRLNP, from the exons ATGGATCCAAATTCAAGTTATTTACTCAGAATTAAATTGTTCGGCAATCCAAAAAAAGCTCGGAAGGACATACTATGTTTTTGTTTTGAGAAGGTCATCGATTGTGCCGTGACAAATTTTAAGGATTTGGTTGAATCAATTGTAGAGAAGTACCCGCCGCGTTATATGGAAGTTGCACATGTGCAGTATTATGATGGTGATCTTAAAACCTGTCCAGAAGTAAAATCTGACCAAGATTTGATGCTTATGTTTGAAAAACACTCGCAGACAAAGGTGTTGGATATGATCATTGCATATTGTGATCCCTCTGAACCATATGAGCCTATCACCGAGTGGCAAAGTGATGTGCATAGTAAACCTAACAACAATATAGAGCATGAGGGTGATACTACGAACAAGAGATATGCAAAAGGGGGGAAAAG GGCCACAAGGAAGATGGAGCTTACTAAAAAGGATCAAAATGGTCCTAAGGTGCCTTTTGACAGCCCTGCAATGGGCACTAGAAGCAAGAAATCTTACCTAGCCAGCCCTGCAATGAGCACAAGAAGCAAAAGAAGGCTCAACCCATGA